The segment GATGACCTCTCCATACGCTCCCTTGGTGCCTCATCTTCTGTAGATGGTCATATTGGAGAGGTAGTCAATCCTTACAAATTGCTGAACATCTTCAGTAAAGAGATACCTCCGTTTTTAGGAGATATATTCCTGACATTACATCGTGGATCTAATTTCTACCGTCGTCCGAGTCTTATTTTTAATGTGAGAATACGTCCAGTGAGTAGGTACTTTCACTTTATTCTTGATCATGTAAAGTGTTATAAATTTGGCAAGCGCTGTCACATGAGCAACGCACATATTTACCTTTTGAGCGTGTCGCTTGCAAGTCACGCGTTGAAGAATTATTTAAGCAATGTGCGATCCTTATAGCAGCAGGCAGAGAAGACCACAGTTCTGTTTTTAATTCATATACTGTGCCATTGTGACAATGGTAAATAACAGGAAAACAGTAAATACCACGGGCAACGTCTGTATTCATACATATACTGATTTATAATCCTGTTTATGGAGATACGCTGGTGATTAGTAACAGGAAATATACTCTGCAAAACAGAGACGCATAGACGGGAAATCTattgcgaaaatgttgtattttcaaacatgttataactcgtccacaaatagactgtGACGTTgtgcgcgatggtgacgacgtagcacgaccccgacaTCGGGTTTCCTGACTCTCAGACCAATCTTTTACAACCTGTTCagtacagtttgaccggatatcctctgaagtccaggcaccctgtCTGCTGTGCtgtcacccgtggcagtacgatcacggaACTGTAGTATCCGGATGTACCGACcctgggctgcagtggtaactcgaggtctgcctgtacgggaACGGTCATTTGTtgtacctgtttggttgcaacgagcctCAAGCCATGATATCCtactcagactaacattcataCATCTGGCCACACAAGATTGGtaatcaagtctttgaatgtcatttagaagtgtaaatacataagaatgaagattttatggatatcaacttctttatgagagaacacaacgtttcggagttaatgcttactccttcatcaggtgattgagaaagggatacagaggtgtatttatatgtacaggtaaaacaataacaaagtaacaagtggaatgagttaacgaaagctagtataaacaagcactgataggaagccgatagttaagataacaatgatggaagccaacggtaatgcattacagttgattggatatgtttacataacatgattggggataaggatggaagccaatggtgatacattacgcatgataggatgatgtacataacacacgatagggggtgagcatgtttacatgagggttggtgatgtacaaacacaagtatgtactcgggtagataggctatacatgaattacatagatagaatgtacacaggtagatgagattaatttatcaataagtcccaggcacttggtaggtacactccttggtcgcggttgatggctggtttctgtctccggatctcgatggcctcttgcagtttcctttggcgccagttgttgttgttggtagatagtatcctagtgtcctcccatcgaattgagtgttcagggttcttgagaatatgttcagagatggccgatttctggtcgagtttcctgactgaggtctgatgttccttcattctggtgttgattggtctcagcgtttctccaatgtataggtcgccacagttgcaagggatctggtagatgcatcctctcgggttagggtgttcacagctgggtcctttaccgttggcttttaggtaggtcttgatggtcttgccactggagaaggtgacatcgatgctggctttggtcttgatgaggcgtgatatttgatgactgatggggccaaagtagggtatggttactctgatgggtgatggagaaggtttggggcggggttctcggtccttaagggtcttgttgatggtggctgtgacgagctggggagggtacccgttgagtgtggtgaatgtctttctgaggtggtccagttcattgtttagggcatcggggtggcagagggctttggcacgtctggtaagggtggcgatgatagcttgcttgatctgagggtggtggcaggagttgtagtggatgtactggtcggtgtgcgtcggcttgcggtatactgaggttctaagtccatcgtctgtggtgtggagggatacatcaaggaagggcaggtgttggttggtctcagtctccatggtgaacttgattcttggatgttggtcgttgaggtggttgaggagctcattggggtcgttgtcataggcgatggtggtgaaggtgtcgtcgactttgcggtaccaacagaggggctggaacggagctgtggagagggctgcttcctcgaaggaggtcatgaagatttctgtaatgagaggagaaagaggtgagcccatggggagaccgtggatctgcttgtatatcttaccattgaatgtgaagtaggaggtgtcaaagcagctgcgggcgaggttgatgatgctgtgtatggtgagctgggtgtccaagtcatctatccggttggctaacttgctgcgaaggatgtccagggcttcttctagtgggatgttggtgaagaggtccacgacgtcgtagctgaccatggtgcctgtggggttggattctttcagctggttgacaaaggatgaagagtcgctgatgtaggacttgccatctttgccaagtggagcgaggagacgtgtgaggaactgggcggtgttgtagaaaactgaacctcttgagcagactaggatccgggctttgggcgggttcttgtggatcttgatggtggctcttccgtatggggcttgggagttgatagggttcagctggttgaagatgatgtcgttgatttctctcttctcatggaggtccttcagggttttcttgtgttgtctttccagtctggccgtcggatctttcttgatattgaggtaggtggtggtgtctgagaggctgttgttgacgagctggaggaattccggggtgtccatgatgactgctgctttgcccttgtcagcttcggtgatggtgatgctgtcatCCTTCTTGAGTTCGGTGATGGCCTGTCTCTCTTGGTGCGTAAGGTTGGGGCGGGGCTTGGGAGCTTGCTTGATGGTGTCTATAATCTGGTGTCGGAGGTAGTCTACGTTGCCATTGGGAGCCAGTTGTTGAAGTCCACTTTCAATGCTGGTGATGAAGGCATCTGTGTTGATCTTGGCGGCGACTGGGACATACTTCAGGCCTTTAGCAAGGAGGGATGTCTGAGATGGTGTGAGAGGCTTGCTGCTGAGGTTGATGACTGTCTTgaggttggtgttgttgttgtcagctTCGGGAATGTTGGAGGTGGAAGGACGTTGTAACTGGGTGAACTTGGTGATGTGGGTAGTTTTCACTTTCTCATGGAGGTGCTGCTTGGTCTTCTCTGCTAAGGACTGGGTCTTGTGGTAGAGGTCAGACTCGAGGGTGTCTTGTAGGTGGCTTCTGCTGGTTTCAATGTCTTTATGGAGATGGGACTTGTGGCGGCGTAGGTGCTGTATCTGGTGCTTGACTATTCTGGTGCTGGCATTGTGGAGTATCTTGTTGATGGCAGGTGAGCGAGGGACAGGAGATGACAGTTGAAATCCTCTGGGAACGAGGTTGTTGTCTCGGCATCGTAACAGGAAAGTCAGATGATTACTGGTTTTCACAATTTTGCTAATAGAGCGGTTGTACCTGTTGATGGATGTGACTGCATCATCTCCATGTTGATGTCGTATCAAGTGTTTGAATGTCAtctgcccttccttgatgtatccctccacaccacagacgatggacttagaacctcagtataccgcaagccgacgcacaccgaccagtacatccactacaactcctgccaccaccctcagatcaagcaagctatcatcgccacccttaccagacgtgccaaagccctctgccaccccgatgccctaaacaatgaactggaccacctcagaaagacattcaccacactcaacgggtaccctccccagctcgtcacagccaccatcaacaagacccttaaggaccgagaaccccgccccaaaccttctccatcacccatcagagtaaccataccctactttggccccatcagtcatcaaatatcacgcctcatcaagaccaaagccagcatcgatgtcaccttctccagtggcaagaccatcaagacctacctaaaagccaacggtaaaggacccagctgtgaacaccctaacccgagaggatgcatctaccagatcccttgcaactgtggcgacctatacattggagaaacgctgagaccaatcaacaccagaatgaaggaacatcagacctcagtcaggaaactcgaccagaaatcggccatctctgaacatattctcaagaaccctgaacactcaattcgatgggaggacactaggatactatctaccaacaacaacaactggcgccaaaggaaactgcaagaggccatcgagatccggagacagaaaccagccatcaaccgcgaccaaggagtgtacctaccaagtgcctgggacttattgataaattaatctcatctacctgtgtacattctatctatgtaattcatgtatagcctatctacccgagtacatacttgtgtttgtacatcaccaaccctcatgtaaacatgctcaccccctatcgtgtgttatgtacatcatcctatcatgcgtaatgtatcaccattggcttccatccttatccccaatcatgttatgtaaacatatccaatcaactgtaatgcattaccgttggcttccatcattgttatcttaactatcggcttcctatcagtgcttgtttatactagctttcgttaactcattccacttgttactttgttattgttttacctgtacatataaatacacctctgtatccctttctcagtcacctgatgaaggagtaagcattaactccgaaacgttgtgttctctcataaagaagttgatatccataaaatcttcattcttaagattggtaatctccagcatccagtctttcaatggcgatgttccgtgtcgaagtcaagacgtgacgtagtgatttgaccttgaaactttGAAACTAATCCTTGTAAAAAATGTCATCCAAAATCAGCATTTTTAGTAATATATTTTTACTATTGATTGAACAGAATAGGTtattaatagatttttaaaatacaaatcgcttaagcgtttctttttttatttttttgataGTATATATTTTAATTACAAGAGTAATGAATCTGGGAGGTCATCACAGTTAGACCGCGATGTAAAGCCAGCACCGGGATGTAGCTGTCTACTAACCTCTAAAGTCACAATGTGACTATACCACGTGTTACCCTTGTGCCCTGTCGTGAAGGAGTAAGCTCCAGCCCGCGTTCAAGTGATAGCAGATCTTTTGGTGTCCGTCCGGAAAAgccacatttgaaaaatacttATTGCCGCTTAAGccacatttcaaaaacaaatctCGTTTCCTCGAAAGCCACAAAGAGTGAAGGAATAATtacagggtttttttttcaaatatgcgTCACCGACTGACCAAAATTTAGGTAAACTGTTTTAGtgtcttgtttattttgtttttgtttagttgACATATGATGGTCCACTTCTTATTCTCGTTGAAGTTTTTAGTTAACAttcgttttttgtttttttgttttttgggtttttttgtttaatttgtCCTTTACTCTTGAATTCTCTGCTTTTATTGTAGATTGCATTATCTTAATTAGTATGAATAGAATCTACATTGAAATAATATGTAACATGCTAATGGGTCATTGTATGAAAAGGGGCAATTTCAGCTTTTGCTCTTAAGAAAATTAAATttccatatttttttttcttaagtttaaTTAGACttgtgacctgaatattttgaaagtccctccgatccctaaatagtagccgttgtctgattggtttaaTCTATtaaaccgtctcgcgtttgaatGAACGGTcactggtcgctcaaaggttacctgacgccacctcctactaggttttgttagactcaatggtggagtgtaacgaaatacactgagactaagtttacttagattgttcaggtcactgacacagatctctccacaagcaaaaatcagcatataacacaattttttgacctgcagtatatacgctttggggtttctgttgacatggttaccgttagctaatatttccgtaagatgacatccttgaatattgctaaaatcaccattttcagcgactgtttactcaccgttgtcatggttgtacgtacgccgtgtgcatcaccacACTGGTAGTGACCATGATGGAATAGACTGTCAACGTCATACGGTCAGTACCTGGCGCTTCAGGGTGGGAGAGTCATTCCTACGTACCCCACACCAAGTTGACGCAACTTAATAACAGTTGCCTCCGTCGTGCTGACAGCTTGActagtatttcacacattgacagATGACAAATCGACAGACATTGAGAGTTAAATcgctgtaaatattttacactgTAGATGTAACAAATATGAATCCCTTCGGAAGACTACATGGGGTAGGGTGTCGCATAGCAACTAGTGTGCTGACATGGAATTTTATAACTGATGAGaactgaatgaaaatcatcctgTCTGTGTAGTGAATCTATGACAGATTTCAGTGTGTCTCAATCACTAAACTTTGAACTGACCTAAATTTCTATCTCGGTTTCATGGACTCGACAGATACCATGCAGACGACACTGACAAAAAATAACTGTCATTTTTCACCCTTTTCTTTACTGTTTTCGCTGGGAAataaaacattaacaaaattcCAAACAACTACCCAAAAAGTCAACTGTGATAAGTTCAACCGCGCGGCGACATTTCCATATTCGCGTCAGCTTTTATCAGCATCCGTCAACACTCACAATGAGAGCGAGTTTTGGTCTTTTAAATttctctgttttttttaaaaacaaattccattaatgaaatttcttcaatatgtcaaggtttgaaacacaatagttaTAGTACCAAATTAATGTCCCATTTGGTGAATAACATGAAAAATTCAGAAATGGCGGTAACTAGTCAGTCGTGTTAAATGTTGGGAAAGCACAATGTACACTACTGTAAACAAGCAGGAAACGTCGGTGAATAGCTAAACTATAATCAAGATAAATTTTGTTTCAATATGTTAAGAAACAATGGAGCAAATCGGTAACAAATCCCTAAAAAtgtggcgataactggtcgttAGCCAGTATCTGTCTTCTATTACGATAAATACCACCGGCCCACTCACTCCGACACCTGATTTAGGACGAAAAAAGTACCAGTGGTGACCGTGGGTCGTATAAGGTCCAGAcagtccaggctcgattatataGCTCGAATACTGCCGAGtgattctcactcactcactccagaaatCTGCAAGTGGCCTAACTGGTGGTGTACATTAGGTAATATGTCTACGGGCACCCACTGACAACAGTGAAAAGACAAGGCAGCAATGGTACATAACTATGGGTATGCAATGGTTTTACTATGAAACGCACCCCCAATACAGTGTATGATACAGAGTTGACGACACGCTATATAGAGTTAGCCAATGTTGTGGACTCTAATACGCCTGAAACGACGACTGGGCAGGTACTGCTGTATGGGACCAGCAGGAGCTGGAACAGATGCAAAGAAATCCAAACAAAGCTTTGAATGAGCACAGATACAAAAACATTGATCTGAGTTGGTATATTAAAGAACATTAACCAGCCTGAGATACAATATTAACCAGTGTCTGTCTGCTATAGTTATTGCTTCCTGTGCCAGAGCTCCGCGCATTCAAGCGAAGTAGGAGACTCCGTATCCAGGCAGGAAGTGTCGCCACCGTTAGATTAAACCTACGAaatcatatcttcctacaacTAATTGGTATCCAAATTAACGCTTTTAGATTTGCAATTTTGCGCGAGTGGTGTTCAACCCATGCTAATATCGCCTGTGCAGGTCTCACTGCGGCATATGGCGTTTTCTACGTCTTTGGCGACATTCTTAATCCATCAGAATACTACAAACTGACATATGTTTCGACAAAATCCGTGATTTCCCATGTCGGCAGCCCAGGACAAAGCGACGACGGAAGATACAGTGTGCAACGTTGACACCCTGTCGGTATTTTCGCAGATCGTGGAAGACGGAGCGCGGGAAACATGACTCGGTCGCATGGCGGCAGACGACCCAATCCCATCTGTCACAATACTGGTTATTTCACACGACAGCGAAAACGTCGTCACGACATCGCACGACGTCCATGTCGCCACCTCACTCTTTACCTGCGAAGGTGACTTGCCGACCGCTGCTGAAAACTGAGAGGGGCAGTACGCCTCTCACCTTTGCAATCAACCAATCTTACATACCCCCCATGAAAACGTGGGATGTCGTTAATAGATTGTTTTGAGAAAAAATCGACTTGCATTACTGTTTTATGGCCAAGAAAATCTTTGTTATCTTTGTTGCCTAAACACGTGTTTCCATCCCGGTTATCTGGTTTTCGATCATCCGTAATTTTGATTTACCAAAGTACAAATGTCCGTTGTATTTTTGCCATATACATGCAAGTCTCATTTG is part of the Haliotis asinina isolate JCU_RB_2024 chromosome 6, JCU_Hal_asi_v2, whole genome shotgun sequence genome and harbors:
- the LOC137288021 gene encoding uncharacterized protein; translation: MTFKHLIRHQHGDDAVTSINRYNRSISKIVKTSNHLTFLLRCRDNNLVPRGFQLSSPVPRSPAINKILHNASTRIVKHQIQHLRRHKSHLHKDIETSRSHLQDTLESDLYHKTQSLAEKTKQHLHEKVKTTHITKFTQLQRPSTSNIPEADNNNTNLKTVINLSSKPLTPSQTSLLAKGLKYVPVAAKINTDAFITSIESGLQQLAPNGNVDYLRHQIIDTIKQAPKPRPNLTHQERQAITELKKDDSITITEADKGRPRVTTAAQGRYIRILQFRDRTATGDSTADRVPGLQRISGQTVLNRL